Part of the Danaus plexippus chromosome 23, MEX_DaPlex, whole genome shotgun sequence genome is shown below.
ttttttttttttaatttacggtTCGCGATCAAAAGAATtgctttgttaaataatttatttaataaaaaaggacTGGCCATTTAAGCAATTAAAATCAACCGTTTAAGCATACGATATtacataagataaaaatttaaattaaaaaatcaattataatatatttatttaaattaaacttattattttgttcttttgtatgtatttgGTTTGTTTCCGGGAGTGTTATGAAGAACAGTTGTATTATAGACCCTTACCAAGCTGAAAGCACACGCAGCCATGGAAATTAACAACAGAATTTTTCTTCCAGATCTTTCAACGAAGGACGGTGCAATTAAACTGGACAAGAGTCTCGTCACACCTATAATAATAGTCGCTAAATCTGGTCGGATCGATGAACCAGCTGTGTCGAAGATGGTTGTCGCGAAAAACAACACAACAGCCACGCCACTGGTTTGCTGGAAGGCCCCCAGTGTGAAAGTCAGGAAGAGAGACATTCTATTGGATTTAACTGTGAATATTTCCGTCCAATCCCGAATCTTGCTGGTTGTTTCGCCCTTCTTCCTGCTAAATGTTTCCAGAACTTTGTCCACGTCTGCCGATCTACCGAGCAGGTCTAGGGTCTTTGTGACACTGACAGGTCggtctgaaaaatatttaatgtttaatatcttGCATTCTAAGAATATAGTCTCCGTGGAAAAtcattttttgtaaacaattataaatcgttttgatttttaaaataaccaaagatatatttttgaatagcTAATAGTCTTTTATAAACTTGTCCGAAATTATTGTGAAGTtatctacatttatttatttggaacAGCTTTCTCTTAGATGATTAGTGAATTCATTAATAGTGGCACAATTGCATTTTTCTTCTCATTtatcattgttataaaatttgttttatagcaGTACGGTCATGTCGTATAGATTAATGCTTAAAGCATTCCCATATTTAGACTCCGAGCGCTAAACAGTCATTGTCATTTGGAttaggtttaattttaaaaccaattcTAAAATTTTGGTAAGAGATACAAGAAAaggttatgtatttattaaaaaaaaaatgaagcaATAAAACGATTGTCACTTCCTCACCTTTTATAGCGTAATAGACCGGAGATTCTGGTATGAAGCAGACACCGACCACGTGTATTACACTTATAACCAAAGCGATGTAACCGGACTGAGAGTAGGAAACGTAAGGCACTACGGCATAAACCAGGAGTGTACCGAATATACCAATGATCGACGTTGAGGTCAGCAGGATACCCCGGATATTCGTGGACCTGTAGAAAAATTACCGTCGCCCTGTATAGTATAGTTAACCAAAATAATCAACACATTTCTAAtattcgttaaaaataaatttgtaaatcttTACGCTATTTCGCCGACGTAAACAATATTTCCAACAATTGTAATTCCCATTCCGAGACCGGATATTATCCTGACAGCGTACACCATAGCTATATCCTTGGTTGTGATTACCAGAACATATGCAAGGATGTTCAGCAATCCGCCGATCAGAAGACAAGGTTTCCGTCCCACCACATTTGAAAAGATACTTGTTATATACGGCCCTGAAAATCAAAAGAATCGATTTTGGATTTTGAacgattttttcattttttaggcaacactttaaaaatatataaatacataattctaaaggttattattaaaatttaacttgaaCATGTTCAAATTATTGTAACACTTCAATAGCCTTAATTTGTAATCCCAAGTACTCATAGCCACTCCACGATCATTGAGATATAGACATGAATTGTAGTGTCtgcctattaaaatatattgtttacccGTTTACaagataaaacaatacaatcgTTTACAAGATAAAACTCCTGTGTTTTAAAcatgcaaacaaataaaatatatcaaattgcAGAACgtagtaaaaaatttttttttttttgtgggcaccttttggtaaataaattagaCTTTGATcacatgtaaattttaatccaTCATTTGGATAGCTGTATCAATTTAGATATATCTAACACCGTTTTCCTAACGTTCTAGACATGAATTTAAGGACATTATTAATTCAGATGTGgtcctgtattttttttttttaaagcaaatttCTGTATAATTCTGATGAAATCTCTctcgtttataaaatttgttaattgtcTTGATGAAGTTGTGCCTAATTGTGaaacaattttacaaattaactctattttattattctcatctttctttatatgataattatttaatattcattagcGTGATATATCTAAATAACCTGACTTTCTGCTATAAATTGCCACAATACAAGGTACAGACTCATTCTGACACGACGTCAAAAGCTCTGAATGAATGAAACATAAACTGcgcaatgtttttaattaaaaataaaataaatgagaccTATAGGTTtgtccaaaataaaaaataaaaaaatatttaaacttaatcatttttaaacgGACAGAATATATGCTTTTGTTAAGTCTTCACTCACCAATCATAGAGCCGATGTAAAGTAAGGACCCAATATATGATGCTTCCAAATCAGTTACGACATCAGTTAACGGTGTCTCGTCAATGTTCTTCAGTTTAGGGAGGATGGGAGCTGACCATCCAACACTGTAGCCGACGATGACCTGTCCAACGttgactaaaaaaaatttaacacaaaacCTTCATGTTCAATAGCATCTTAagactaataaatatagatatatgctAGAGATGTTTAATAAAGGTGAATTGAAGAAATATGTTAAAGAAatcttatgtttaaaattttgattatttcagGTGTAAATATATGCATGCATGCAAAACATGCATAGATCTTATTTAAATCAGCCTTGAGTCGATTGATTCTGTATCGAAggcatttattttcaaacgcATATTTTAATTCCGCTCTAGATAAATAGTTTCTGATCTggatgaataattttatgttgaagtttgataaataaaaaaaaaaaacattataggTAATTGAATTTcctctgaatattttttgcgttcgtttataataaaacataggaAATATGAAACATAGGAAATATGAAAGGactggtttaaaataattaaaaaatctgtttcaCGACTTCCACGAACCTGGCACCGTGAACTGTATAAAACAACCACCTCTTTTAtacaattcatttattttattaaaactctaataaataagaaatatttttgaggaTT
Proteins encoded:
- the LOC116774931 gene encoding facilitated trehalose transporter Tret1-like; the encoded protein is MEEKKYEYTSMEIKPKNGSIKYQLLIVACINVGQVIVGYSVGWSAPILPKLKNIDETPLTDVVTDLEASYIGSLLYIGSMIGPYITSIFSNVVGRKPCLLIGGLLNILAYVLVITTKDIAMVYAVRIISGLGMGITIVGNIVYVGEIASTNIRGILLTSTSIIGIFGTLLVYAVVPYVSYSQSGYIALVISVIHVVGVCFIPESPVYYAIKDRPVSVTKTLDLLGRSADVDKVLETFSRKKGETTSKIRDWTEIFTVKSNRMSLFLTFTLGAFQQTSGVAVVLFFATTIFDTAGSSIRPDLATIIIGVTRLLSSLIAPSFVERSGRKILLLISMAACAFSLLILGLYFYLDRTHVAFIKNIGWLPLVALIVYFFCYEAGFGTIPNAIVGEMFRANVRSNGSALAITLTWLVGFGLTTSFTTMVKVLGGDVTFWIFGGSCVLAFLFTFFFLPETKGKTLNEIQDMLS